The nucleotide sequence GTTATTGGCCTATTTCACAGGAGTGCTGTCATGGCTCACCCCACTGCCGTCAACGTGCCCGACGAGGCTCGCCCCGAGACTCTCAAGGATGCCCCGCTCGGGCGAGAGTCCGCTTACCCCGAGCACTACGATGCTAGCCTGCTGTTCCCCATCGCGCGGGCGGCCAATCGTGGTCCCATCGGTATCGATGATGCGGCGTTGCCGTTCGTCGGTGAGGATGAATGGCACGCCTTTGAGGTCTCCTGGCTGGATGAATCCGGCAAGCCGTGGGTGCGTGTGGCCCGTTTCCGCCTGCCGGCGGCTTCCCCGAATCTGATCGAGTCCAAATCCTGGAAGCTCTATCTCAACAGCCTCAATCAGAGCCGCTTCGCCGATCAGGCGGCCGTGCAGACGACGTTGGAGCGGGATCTTGCCGCCGCGGCGGGTGCGCCGGTCGAGGTGCGTCTGCTGGGACTGGATGATGACGAGCTGGACGTCGGGCGCCTGCCGGGAGAATGCCTCGATGACTTGCCGATCACCGTCGAGCACTACACGCCATCGCCGGAGCTGCTCAGCGCCGATGACGCCGATA is from Cobetia marina and encodes:
- the queF gene encoding NADPH-dependent 7-cyano-7-deazaguanine reductase QueF (Catalyzes the NADPH-dependent reduction of 7-cyano-7-deazaguanine (preQ0) to 7-aminomethyl-7-deazaguanine (preQ1) in queuosine biosynthesis), with product MAHPTAVNVPDEARPETLKDAPLGRESAYPEHYDASLLFPIARAANRGPIGIDDAALPFVGEDEWHAFEVSWLDESGKPWVRVARFRLPAASPNLIESKSWKLYLNSLNQSRFADQAAVQTTLERDLAAAAGAPVEVRLLGLDDDELDVGRLPGECLDDLPITVEHYTPSPELLSADDADIVSEDLHSHLLKSNCPVTGQPDWGSVWIRYRGPRIDRERLLAYLISYRQHQDFHEHCVEHLFVDLMARVKPESLLVMARYVRRGGLDISPWRATPDLEAEARASLPLRLSRQ